Proteins from a genomic interval of Thermoanaerobacterium thermosaccharolyticum DSM 571:
- a CDS encoding HD-GYP domain-containing protein: protein MNYGEDKLISHLLLSLKNYNYETYKHSLRVAKLSFKIANMIHLSLNEQLSIYKGALLHDIGKTMIPINILSKPDKLTSTEYDLVKLHSSCGANMLEVLSPLMYLIPAVLYHHERLDGSGYPYGLKFIPLSAQIIAVCDSFDAMTNKRSYSYKKVKSFDEAIQDLKDCNNKYNQMLVSALEKVLKNNESVFLRKNNENNGIAI, encoded by the coding sequence ATGAATTATGGTGAAGATAAACTTATATCGCATCTTTTGCTGTCGCTAAAAAACTATAATTACGAGACATACAAACACAGTCTAAGAGTTGCAAAATTATCTTTTAAGATTGCTAATATGATTCATTTGAGCTTAAATGAGCAGCTCTCTATATACAAGGGTGCCTTGCTTCATGACATAGGAAAAACAATGATACCGATTAACATTTTATCAAAACCAGACAAACTTACAAGCACCGAATATGACCTTGTTAAATTGCATTCCAGTTGCGGCGCAAATATGCTGGAAGTGCTGTCTCCACTTATGTATTTAATACCTGCTGTTTTATACCATCATGAAAGACTGGATGGTTCGGGATACCCTTACGGTCTTAAGTTTATCCCGTTAAGTGCTCAAATTATAGCTGTCTGTGATTCTTTTGATGCTATGACAAATAAAAGATCTTATTCATATAAAAAAGTAAAAAGTTTTGATGAAGCGATACAGGATTTAAAGGATTGCAACAATAAATATAATCAGATGTTAGTTTCTGCACTAGAAAAAGTATTAAAAAATAATGAATCGGTTTTTCTAAGAAAAAATAATGAAAATAATGGAATTGCCATCTAA
- the metK gene encoding methionine adenosyltransferase has product MKKYFTSESVTEGHPDKICDQISDAIVDEILKNDPYARIACETAVTTGMVLVMGEISTKCYVDIPKIARKVIEEIGYTRAKYGFDADTCSVLTSIDEQSPDIALGVDKALEVKKGISHNDLEEQGAGDQGMMFGYACTETPELMPLPISLAHRLARRLAEVRKNGILDYLRPDGKTQVTIEYIDDVPKRVDSIVVSTQHSPDVDHDKIENDVKEYVIKPIVPPELIDDGTKIYVNPTGRFVVGGPQGDSGLTGRKIIVDTYGGYARHGGGAFSGKDPSKVDRSAAYAARYVAKNIVAAGLADRCEVQLAYAIGVATPLEVNIDTFGTGKIPDDEISDIVKKVFDLRPAAIIRDLDLRRPIYRQVAAYGHFGRTDLDLTWERTDRVEILKKLAFNK; this is encoded by the coding sequence ATGAAAAAGTATTTTACTTCAGAATCTGTAACTGAAGGACATCCAGATAAAATTTGTGACCAAATATCTGACGCAATAGTTGATGAAATACTTAAAAATGATCCATATGCAAGAATAGCTTGTGAGACGGCTGTAACAACTGGTATGGTTTTAGTTATGGGTGAAATCTCTACCAAATGCTATGTGGACATACCTAAAATTGCAAGAAAAGTTATAGAGGAGATAGGGTACACTCGCGCAAAATATGGTTTTGATGCAGATACATGCTCTGTTCTTACATCTATTGATGAACAGTCTCCTGATATAGCGCTTGGAGTTGACAAAGCATTGGAAGTAAAGAAAGGTATTTCACATAATGACCTAGAAGAACAAGGAGCTGGAGACCAAGGCATGATGTTTGGATACGCATGCACAGAGACTCCTGAGCTTATGCCGCTTCCTATATCGCTTGCCCATAGACTTGCTCGTAGACTGGCAGAGGTCAGAAAAAATGGTATATTAGATTATCTAAGGCCTGATGGAAAGACACAGGTTACAATAGAGTACATTGACGATGTTCCGAAGAGAGTAGACTCGATAGTCGTATCAACACAGCATTCACCTGATGTTGACCATGACAAGATAGAAAATGACGTAAAAGAATATGTAATAAAGCCAATTGTTCCGCCAGAGCTAATTGATGATGGCACAAAAATATACGTAAATCCAACAGGAAGGTTTGTCGTAGGTGGACCACAAGGCGACAGTGGACTTACAGGTAGAAAGATAATAGTTGATACTTACGGCGGATATGCTAGGCATGGCGGTGGTGCGTTTTCTGGCAAAGATCCGTCAAAAGTTGATAGATCTGCTGCATATGCTGCAAGGTATGTTGCGAAAAATATCGTTGCTGCTGGTCTTGCTGACAGGTGCGAAGTTCAACTGGCGTATGCAATAGGTGTTGCTACACCGTTAGAAGTAAATATTGATACTTTTGGCACTGGAAAGATTCCTGATGATGAAATATCGGATATTGTAAAGAAAGTATTTGATTTAAGACCTGCTGCAATCATAAGAGATCTTGATCTCAGAAGGCCTATCTATAGACAAGTTGCTGCATACGGACATTTCGGAAGAACAGACCTTGACCTTACATGGGAGAGAACTGATAGAGTAGAAATACTAAAGAAACTTGCTTTTAATAAATAA
- a CDS encoding rubrerythrin family protein → MREMTKKNLSDAYAGESQAHMRYQIFADVAEKEGKPNIAKLFRAISYAELVHATNHYRTLGEVKDTVANLDKAIAGETFEEEEMYPAYKAVADLQEEKAADRSFNYALEAEKIHAKMYTDAKAAALKNEDIKISKVYICPVCGYTVIDTAPEKCPVCGAPRDKFVVF, encoded by the coding sequence ATGAGAGAAATGACCAAAAAAAATCTAAGTGATGCTTACGCTGGTGAAAGCCAGGCACATATGAGGTACCAAATATTTGCCGATGTTGCAGAGAAGGAAGGCAAACCAAACATAGCGAAGCTTTTTAGAGCTATATCGTACGCAGAACTGGTTCATGCTACAAATCACTATAGGACATTAGGAGAAGTGAAAGACACAGTAGCAAATCTTGACAAAGCAATAGCAGGTGAAACGTTTGAAGAAGAAGAAATGTATCCTGCATATAAGGCAGTTGCTGATCTGCAAGAAGAGAAAGCTGCAGATAGAAGTTTTAATTATGCGTTAGAAGCAGAAAAAATACATGCTAAGATGTACACAGATGCAAAAGCTGCAGCATTGAAAAATGAAGACATAAAGATTTCTAAAGTATATATTTGTCCAGTATGTGGCTATACTGTAATTGATACAGCACCAGAAAAATGTCCTGTATGCGGAGCTCCAAGGGATAAGTTTGTTGTATTCTAA
- a CDS encoding peroxiredoxin: protein MSLVGKKAPDFKLDSTKGQISLSDYKGKWVVLFFYPLDFSSVCSTEIPEFNRRKSEFEKLNAEILGINTDSVYSHNAWIESLGGIDYPLISDYNKEVTKQYGILIEEAGIALRAAFIINPDGIIDYEVVHEPVIGRNVDEILRVLNALQTGHACPVGWKPGDKVLD, encoded by the coding sequence ATGTCTTTGGTGGGGAAAAAAGCTCCTGATTTTAAATTAGACAGCACTAAAGGTCAAATATCTTTATCCGATTATAAGGGAAAATGGGTAGTACTTTTCTTTTATCCACTGGACTTTTCGTCCGTATGTTCTACTGAGATACCAGAGTTTAATAGAAGGAAATCAGAATTTGAAAAACTGAATGCAGAGATTTTAGGTATCAACACAGACAGCGTATACTCTCACAATGCCTGGATAGAAAGCCTTGGCGGGATAGATTATCCTCTTATATCTGATTACAATAAAGAAGTCACCAAACAGTATGGTATACTGATTGAAGAAGCTGGTATTGCTTTAAGAGCAGCTTTTATCATTAACCCAGATGGAATCATTGATTATGAAGTTGTACATGAGCCAGTAATCGGCAGAAATGTCGATGAAATACTAAGAGTGCTTAACGCACTTCAAACAGGCCATGCTTGTCCTGTCGGCTGGAAACCGGGGGATAAAGTATTAGATTAA
- a CDS encoding transposase gives MIKQLHFSDFIDDFHKFVVVQKPQLLELLDQYINICELIPVNWYFHYNKATGRPHDNSLDSIVSTLLLQKLLSIPTIDLLITFLSFSKELRDFCGLNTVPDASFYSRFKQDYCDDIEAFFHKLVDITEPICQEIGQALEKELGINPAEVYIMDTTGIECYVKENNPKFFNALVKKLQYFNKDKSKEDIYKMAYNQMPKTASVDPNIKLQYINGTFCYAHKTIVVSNALGILRHMDFCDYQPDFNDYTDSSEPASPEEVKLTWDGKLLIPAMENFFERHRNFNIYAMTADSGFDDVPNYKYLFENHGILPVIALNPRNTRKNFGKPGINEDGIPTCPKDPSLPMKWDGSCKGKNRSFRNKFICPKTEKLPGGKYVCSCEDKCTTSDCGRMFYTYPKDNYRVHTPIPRDTEQWNQIADFRHIIEQVISRLKLPLQLGNLQARDRKTIKADFFMAGAAHLITVLLAYRMGAIDKIRSVKSIAA, from the coding sequence ATGATAAAGCAACTTCATTTTTCTGATTTTATTGATGATTTTCATAAATTTGTTGTTGTTCAAAAACCTCAGTTGCTTGAGCTTCTTGACCAGTATATTAATATTTGTGAGTTAATCCCTGTAAATTGGTATTTTCACTATAATAAAGCTACTGGTCGCCCTCATGATAATTCTCTCGATTCAATTGTTTCAACCTTACTGTTGCAAAAGTTACTTTCTATACCAACTATTGATTTACTTATTACTTTTTTGTCATTTTCAAAAGAACTCCGTGATTTTTGTGGGCTTAATACTGTTCCTGATGCTTCTTTTTACTCAAGGTTCAAACAGGATTACTGTGATGACATTGAAGCCTTCTTTCATAAGTTAGTCGATATTACTGAACCTATTTGTCAGGAAATTGGCCAAGCCCTTGAAAAAGAATTAGGCATCAATCCTGCTGAAGTTTATATTATGGATACTACTGGTATTGAATGCTATGTTAAGGAAAACAACCCCAAATTCTTTAATGCTCTTGTTAAAAAGCTTCAATACTTTAACAAGGACAAGTCAAAAGAAGACATCTATAAAATGGCCTATAATCAAATGCCTAAAACTGCTTCTGTTGACCCTAATATTAAATTGCAATATATCAATGGTACTTTCTGTTATGCCCACAAAACTATAGTTGTGTCTAATGCCCTCGGCATTTTAAGACATATGGACTTTTGCGATTACCAGCCGGATTTTAATGATTATACTGATAGCTCTGAGCCCGCATCCCCTGAAGAAGTTAAACTTACATGGGATGGAAAACTGCTTATACCTGCTATGGAGAATTTTTTTGAGCGTCATCGTAACTTTAATATTTATGCTATGACTGCTGATTCTGGCTTCGATGATGTCCCAAACTATAAATATCTCTTTGAGAATCATGGCATTCTGCCTGTCATTGCTCTTAATCCTAGAAATACCAGAAAAAATTTCGGCAAGCCAGGAATTAATGAAGATGGTATTCCTACATGCCCAAAGGACCCATCTCTTCCAATGAAATGGGATGGCTCTTGTAAAGGTAAAAACCGTTCCTTTAGGAACAAGTTTATTTGCCCTAAAACTGAAAAGTTACCTGGTGGCAAATATGTTTGTTCCTGCGAGGATAAATGTACAACTTCCGATTGTGGCAGAATGTTTTATACATATCCCAAAGATAATTATAGAGTTCATACCCCTATTCCTAGAGATACAGAGCAATGGAATCAAATAGCTGATTTTCGACATATCATTGAGCAGGTTATCTCTAGGCTCAAACTTCCCCTGCAGCTTGGTAATCTCCAGGCTAGAGACCGCAAAACCATCAAGGCAGATTTCTTCATGGCTGGTGCTGCGCATCTTATTACTGTTTTACTAGCATACCGTATGGGAGCTATAGATAAAATTCGTTCTGTTAAGTCTATAGCTGCTTAA
- a CDS encoding phosphodiester glycosidase family protein, with protein MNCRKLISLSLVSLLIFSSVIMQSISANAYSVITTNENQQVLSKGVTQKNITYFTTDGFINVNVLYIDLNDSNTSISTIFNPSGFKDRMNVEDMANGNGAIAAVNGDFFDTKQGFIIGASVKNGNLLTVPYYKGNYATFAIDKYNNPSIGYWKSTSLNITLPDGSQIPISALNNIGSLSNGTSCVIFTKDWNSNTPGVSNNYKDLVEVIVGSDNKVMDVRQGKGPALIPDGGYSIDATGNIASTLLNLKPGDTVIKNISTDPPFNNFKMAISGGTILVSNGSIPQQFTDNVDGIYARTAIGYTQDKKHVIIATVDNANTRGMTEKELAQLMINLGAYDAMNLDGGGSTQMAVRELGDSQAKLQNTVPGYERNVANGVGVFNTAPAGNLYALKLEADNTNVFVGTHRAITVKGYDENYQPVKIDQNNVSFSINGIAGKFDGNEFLAESAGDGVITARVGNVTGTLKIKALDTLADIRFNPYSLNINKGSTVSISVTGKDLNGYRAPIEDRDINWTVYNNVGTINNGVFTASNADVSGALSANINGKVGNLLVKVGQGSDFDASQLPKPLDFVSLDSRNKEINVSNTNDSFKFMVFGDTDYDTLLRLQISLKAADTANKDYPLIVFTGDVNDRVLKSLNIQYIKAGDSYGVYDFRNSTFITLDDTKGGLLSSNKDQWSWFLNVLNNVKGDNLFIVLPKPVWGSDGFKDTREAQLFEDTLQKFRENTGKNVWIIYNGSIPFYTTLNDNIRYISNYGTNYGGGKMDIFTDARYISIMVNGKDIYYQDKDLFTK; from the coding sequence TTGAACTGCCGAAAGCTGATAAGTTTAAGTTTAGTCTCACTACTCATATTTTCATCTGTTATTATGCAGAGCATTTCTGCCAATGCGTATTCTGTAATCACTACAAATGAGAACCAGCAAGTACTCAGTAAAGGAGTTACACAAAAAAATATTACATATTTCACTACAGATGGTTTTATAAATGTCAATGTTCTTTACATTGACCTAAATGACAGCAATACATCCATATCAACCATCTTCAATCCATCAGGTTTTAAAGACAGGATGAATGTTGAAGACATGGCAAACGGAAATGGTGCAATAGCAGCAGTAAATGGTGATTTTTTTGATACCAAGCAGGGATTTATTATAGGTGCATCAGTTAAGAATGGAAACCTTTTGACTGTTCCTTATTACAAAGGAAACTACGCTACGTTTGCAATTGATAAATACAACAATCCATCTATAGGCTATTGGAAAAGTACTTCATTAAATATAACACTTCCAGATGGAAGTCAAATCCCCATAAGTGCATTAAACAATATTGGTTCGTTAAGCAATGGCACATCATGTGTAATCTTTACAAAAGATTGGAATTCAAATACGCCTGGTGTCAGCAATAACTATAAGGACTTAGTTGAAGTCATCGTAGGCAGCGATAACAAAGTCATGGATGTAAGGCAAGGTAAAGGTCCTGCTTTAATCCCAGATGGTGGATACTCCATAGATGCCACTGGCAATATCGCTTCGACTTTATTAAATCTTAAACCAGGTGATACTGTAATCAAAAATATCTCTACAGATCCTCCATTTAACAATTTCAAAATGGCAATAAGCGGAGGAACTATTCTTGTATCAAACGGATCTATCCCACAGCAGTTTACTGATAACGTAGACGGCATCTACGCTAGAACAGCTATAGGATACACACAAGACAAGAAGCACGTAATCATAGCAACAGTTGACAATGCAAACACAAGAGGAATGACAGAAAAAGAATTAGCTCAATTGATGATTAATCTCGGCGCGTATGATGCAATGAATTTAGATGGCGGTGGCTCAACTCAAATGGCAGTTAGAGAACTAGGGGACAGTCAGGCAAAACTTCAAAATACCGTACCAGGCTATGAAAGAAATGTTGCAAATGGCGTAGGTGTATTTAACACAGCCCCAGCAGGAAACCTTTATGCACTAAAATTAGAAGCTGACAACACAAATGTCTTTGTAGGCACTCACAGAGCAATTACAGTAAAAGGCTACGATGAAAATTATCAGCCAGTAAAGATAGATCAAAATAACGTATCATTTTCTATAAACGGCATTGCAGGAAAATTCGACGGAAATGAATTTTTGGCAGAAAGTGCTGGTGATGGCGTAATCACTGCAAGAGTGGGAAATGTTACAGGCACATTAAAAATAAAAGCATTAGATACGCTTGCAGACATTAGATTTAACCCTTACTCATTAAATATAAATAAAGGTTCTACAGTATCTATTTCTGTAACAGGTAAAGATTTGAACGGATATAGGGCACCAATAGAAGACAGAGATATAAATTGGACAGTGTACAATAACGTAGGAACTATAAATAACGGTGTCTTTACAGCATCCAACGCAGACGTATCAGGTGCGTTATCAGCAAATATAAATGGCAAAGTCGGAAATCTTCTTGTAAAAGTTGGACAAGGGTCAGATTTTGACGCATCGCAACTTCCAAAGCCATTAGATTTTGTATCACTTGACAGCAGAAATAAAGAAATAAATGTTAGCAATACTAACGATTCATTTAAATTTATGGTATTTGGCGATACAGATTATGACACACTTTTAAGACTTCAAATTTCATTAAAAGCTGCAGATACAGCCAACAAAGATTATCCTCTTATAGTTTTTACAGGTGATGTAAATGACAGAGTTCTAAAATCGTTAAACATTCAATACATAAAAGCAGGTGATTCATACGGAGTATACGATTTTCGAAATTCTACATTTATAACGCTAGATGACACAAAAGGCGGCTTGCTTTCATCAAACAAAGACCAGTGGAGCTGGTTTCTAAATGTGCTAAACAACGTAAAAGGCGATAACTTATTTATAGTTTTGCCTAAACCTGTATGGGGCTCTGATGGATTTAAAGATACAAGAGAAGCTCAGTTGTTTGAAGATACCCTTCAAAAATTCAGAGAAAATACAGGCAAAAATGTGTGGATAATATATAACGGTAGTATTCCTTTTTACACAACATTAAATGACAACATAAGGTATATATCGAACTATGGTACAAATTATGGTGGAGGAAAAATGGATATATTTACTGATGCAAGGTATATATCAATAATGGTCAATGGAAAAGATATTTACTATCAAGATAAAGACTTATTCACAAAATAA
- the yyaC gene encoding spore protease YyaC, with the protein MDELRVKYDDRDAIKLISAYLAEHLNFDSVILCIGTDKCIGDSLGPIVGDMLSKMVNGINVYGTLKNPIHAINLEENIAYIKRKHPYSNIIAVDACLGDKDNIGKISIKKSPIYPGKGVGKVLPAVGDISIIGVIDAFDIIPVHNTRLGFVFEMAEVIAMSIHRAFYLKASIINNSDMSQS; encoded by the coding sequence ATGGATGAATTGCGAGTAAAATATGATGATAGAGATGCTATAAAGCTTATTTCTGCATACCTGGCAGAACATCTAAATTTCGATTCTGTAATATTGTGCATAGGTACAGACAAATGCATAGGTGATTCTTTAGGTCCGATTGTTGGAGATATGCTTTCAAAAATGGTAAATGGCATAAATGTATATGGGACATTAAAAAATCCTATACACGCCATAAATCTTGAAGAAAACATTGCATATATAAAAAGAAAGCATCCTTACAGCAATATAATAGCTGTCGACGCTTGTCTTGGAGACAAGGATAATATTGGTAAAATATCAATAAAAAAATCACCAATATATCCAGGAAAAGGTGTAGGAAAAGTGCTTCCTGCTGTTGGTGACATATCTATAATAGGCGTCATAGATGCTTTTGATATTATTCCTGTACATAATACAAGGCTTGGATTTGTATTTGAAATGGCTGAAGTTATCGCAATGAGTATCCATAGAGCCTTTTACTTAAAAGCTTCTATAATAAATAACTCTGACATGAGTCAGAGTTAA